The nucleotide window TTCGGCCCGCACTACGACCCGGACAACCTGCGCTTCGGCGCGGTCATCGCCTGCAACGAGGAGCGGCTCGCGCCCGGCGCCGGTTTCGCCGAGCATCCGCACAGCCACACCGAGATCGTCACGTGGGTCGTCGAGGGCGAGCTGACCCACCGGGACTCCGCGGGCCACGAGTCGGTCGTGCGCCCCGGGGACGTCCAGCGCCTCAGCTCGGCGGGCGGGGTCCGCCACACCGAACGCAACGACGGCACGGCACCCCTGCACTTCGTCCAGATGTGGCTGGCCCCGCTGGAGCCGGGCGGCGACCCCGCGTACGAGGTCGTCCACGGCATAGCCGACTCGACGCCGTACGCGGTCCCGCAGGCGGGCGCGATGCTGCACGTGCGCCGCCTGGCACCGGGGGAACGGACCGCGGTCCCGGACGCGCCCCTCCTGTACGCGCATGTCGTACACGGCGAAGTCCTGCTGGACGGCGAGAGGCTGCACACCGGCGACGCGGCACGCGTCACGGACGCGAAGGACCTGGAGGCGGTGGCCGGTTCCGAGGCGGAACTGCTGCTGTGGGAGATGACGGCCGGCTGATCCGCGCCGTTCGGCCCGCCACGGACCGGCACGTCCCCGGCCGCCGCTGCGGCAGTTGCTTCCTGTTCCGGCGCGGCGGTGCACGGGGCGTACGGGTGGAGATCTCCGAGCAGTTGCGCACGCCTGCCCGTACCGGCCGGTGGGGAACTCAGCGCCCCAGTTCGGCCAGCACCGCGTCCGTGAAGGGCGGCCATGCCTCGGTCGCCCACGCGCCGAACGCCCGGTCCGTCAGGGCCACGCAGGCTGCCCCCGCGTCCGGGTCGATCCACAGGAACGTACCGGACTGGCCGAAGTGCCCGAAGGTGCGCGAGGAGGACGAACTCCCGGTCCAGTGCGGGGACTTGGAGTCGCGGATCTCGAATCCGAGGCCCCAGTCGTTGGGGCTCCGGTGGCCGTACCCGGGCAGCACACCCTTCGTCCCCGGGTACTGCACGCTCATCATCTCCGCGACCGTCCGCGGGTCGAGCAGCCGGGGCGCCTGCACCTCCGCGGCGAACCGCACCAGGTCGTCCACGGTCGAGACGCCGTCCTTCGCGGGCGAGCCGTCGAGGGCCGTCGACGTCATCCCGAGCGGTTCGAGGACCGCCTGCCTGGCGTACTCCGCGAAGGGGATCTCCGTCGCCTTCGCCACATGGTCGCCCAACTGCTCGAATCCGGCGTTGGAGTACAGCCGCCGCTGCCCGGGCGGCGCCGTCACCCGGTGCTCGTCGAAGGCGAGGCCGCTCGTGTGCGCGAGCAGGTGCCGCACGGTGGACCCCTCGGGCCCGGCCGGCTCGTCCAGCTCGACGGCCCCCTCCTCGTACGCCACCAGCACGGCGTAGGCGGCGAGCGGCTTGCTGACCGAGGCCAGCGCGAAGGGCCGGCCGGCGGGTCCGTGGGTCCCGAGCACGGTCCCGTCCGCCCGTACGACGGCCGCGGCGGCGGTGGGAACGGGCCACTCTTCGATCAGGGCGAGACTCTGCAAAGACATGAGCCAGAGCCTACGGGCCCCTTCAGGGGCGCGGGGAACCGCGCGACCAGCCCCCACGTACCCGCACCTGCCCACGCACCGCTCAGAATTTCAGCCGCATCAACGGATCCGGCGTCCGGACGAACCCCATCGACTCGTACAGCGGCGCGGCCTCCGCCGAGGCGGTCAGGTCGATCTGCCCGGCCCCCTCCTCCCGGAACCACTCCACCAGCGCCTCCATGCAGGCCCGCGCGTACCCCCGCCGCCGTACCCCGGGGTCGGTCGCGACACTGAACACGTATCCGATCCGCCCGTGCGGATTCCGGGGCCGGCCGATCCGGTACTCCAGGGTCCCCGCCACGAGCGCCCCCAGCGCCCCCGCCCGCTCCGGGTGATCGACGACGAACGCCGCGAAACCCCCGTGGGGGTCGGCCAGCCGGCCCCGTACCGTGGCCAGGGACTCGGCGTGCCAGCCGGTGGACGTGTCCGCCCCGGGCATCGAGTCGATCAGCACCTGACGCAGTCGGAGCAGTTCGGCGGCGTCCTCGGGCACAGCGCGGCGTACGAGACTCATGATCGGCACGCTAGTCAGCGCGGCGCCCCGTGTCGCCGGAATTTCGGTCGCCGGGATTTCATCGGGATCCGCTTGCCTGGAGTGCACTCCAGGGTTTTAGCGTGGGGGCCATGACGGTGATGCAGACCACGGAGTCCGGGACCGACACCTGCGCCGCCCCACCGCACGCCACAAGGCGTCCGGACGGCCGGGACCAGTACACGATCAGCGAGGTCGTCGCCTTCACCGGACTGACGGCCCACACCCTGCGCTGGTACGAGCGGATCGGGCTGATGCCGCACATCGACCGCTCGCACACCGGCCAGCGCCGCTACAGCAACCGCGACCTCGACTGGCTGGAACTGGTCGGCAAGCTGCGGCTGACCGGGATGCCGGTCGCCGACATGGTGCGGTACGCGGAGATGGTGCGGGCGGGCGACGACACGTACACCGACCGCTTCGAGCTCCTGGAAGCGACGCGGCGGGATGTGCGGGCGCGGATCGCCGAGCTCCAGGACACCCTCGCCGTGCTCGACCGGAAGATCAGTTTCTATGCGGACGCCGGGCGGGCCCTGGCGTCGGAGGGGTCCCGATGACGGACAGCAGGATCGCGACGGCACGGCTCGGCACGGACGGCCCCGAGGTCGGGGTGCAGGGCCTCGGCTGCATGGGCATGAGCTTCGCGTACGGGCCGACGGACGCCGGCGAGGCGCGGGCCACGCTGGAGCGCGCGCTGGAACTGGGCGTCACGCTGTACGACACCGCCGACGCCTACGGACAGGGGGAGAACGAGCGGTTCCTGGCGCCGTTCTTCGCGGCGCACCGGGACGAGGTGGTCGTCGCGACGAAGTTCGCCATGACGATCCCGCCGGACGAGCCGACCCGGCGGATCATCCGCAACGACGGCCCGTACATCCGGCAGGCGGTCGAGGCGAGCCTCGAGCGCCTGGACGTCGACGTGATCGACCTCTACTACATGCACCGCCGTGACGTGAACGTCCCCATCGAGGAGACCGTCGGCACGATGGCCGAGCTGGTCCGCGAGGGCAAGGTCAAGCAGCTCGGCCTCAGTGAGGTGACGGGCGGCGAACTGCGGGCCGCGCAGTCGGTGCACCCGATCGCGGCCGTCCAGTCGGAGTGGTCGCTGTTCAGCCGGGACATCGAGGCCGGTGTGGTGCCGGCGGCCCGGGAGCTGGGGGTGACCCTGGTCCCGTACTCGCCGCTCGGGCGGGGTTTCCTCACGGGGGCCTTCGCGGACGCGGACAGCGACCTCACTGCCGGTGACTTCCGCCGTCATCAGCCCCGTTACACGGGGGACAACGCGGCGGCGAACGGGGCGCTGCTGGAGCCGATCCGCGGGGTCGCCGAGGTCCACGGCGCCTCCCTGGGGCAGATCGCCCTGGCGTGGGTCCAGCAGCGGGCGGCGGTCCACGGCCTCCCGGTCGTCCCGATCCCGGGCACGCGCAGCCGCGCCCGGATCGAGGAGAACACGGCGGCGACACGCATCACCCTGACCGACGGCGACCTGGCCGTCCTGGATGCCATAGCCGCCGGGGTCGCGGGCGACCGCTACGCCGACATGACGTTCGTCTCGGCGGGCCGGGAGTAGCCCCCGGGGGCCGCTCTCGTTTGCCGGGTGCGGGCGCGTCGTGGCTGGTCGCGCAGTTCCCCGCGCCCCAGGACGGGGCTGCGCCCCGACAGGGGCGCGGGGAACTGCGCGACCGGGGTCCCACCCACCTGCACCCGGCAGGTAACCTCACAGCCTCACAGCTCGGCCAGCAGCTCCGCCTTCTTCGTCGAGAACTCCTCGTCCGTGACGAGTCCCGCCGAGTGCAGCTCCCCGAGATGCCGGATCCGCTCGGCGACCTCCCCCGGCGCCCGCCGGGCCTCCACGGCCACGCCGTCGACGGCGGCCGCGGGTCCGCCCGACCGCACCGCGGCCAGCACGGCCGCCGCGAACGGCAGCGACTCGTGCACCGGCCCGTACCCCAGCCCGAAGACAACGGCCCCCGGATCCTGGTCCGCGGGCCCCGCCTGCGCGGTCTCCGTACCGCCCGCGTCACGGCGCAGCAACCGCAGATGTCCCTCGAAGAGTTCGGGCGACCGCCACTGCACCCCGCACAGGTCGGCCACGGCGAACGTCTGGTCGCCGGCCTTCCACTTCGCGGACGAGGCCCCCGTCCAGAACCACCGGAAGACCACGGACCTCCCGTCGAAGGACGCCTTCGCGTCGTACGCCTTGAACTGCAGCGGCGTCTTCGGCGCCGGCACGAGATAGCGCTCGGCCGGCCCCGCGTCCCCGGGCGCGAGCGCGGCGCGCAGTTCGTCCGCGTAGTACTCGGCGAGCGTCTCCCGCTCGGCGGGCAGCACGAGGCGGTAGGGATCGGACGCCTCCTTGAGCTGTCCCGCGGCCGCCTCCATCAGCGGGTCCGCCCCCGGTCTCGGCTCGGCGCGCAGGACGACCGTCCCGCGCTTGCCGGGCGTCAGCGTCACCGCGGCGATCGCGTCGAGCGGGATGCGCCGCTCGCCGAGCGCCTGGAACAGCTTCGGCGTGCGGATCCCCCGTGCGAAGCGGATGAGCACGGAGTCGGACCCGAACTCCCAGGCGGCATGAAATCCGGCCAGTACGTCACCCATGCGGGCCATCGTATGCGGCATGTGCCTCCTCGTCCCCTCCCTGAGCGGACCGCACTTTTCCCGTTCTCTACGCGCGTCCGGCTTCGGTCGTGCCGGACAGGCCTTTCCGGCACGCGTCGTCCTCGTGGTCCTCGTGCGCGCAGCGAACCGCGCGGTACGCGCCAATTCCGATCTCGGCGAAGTTCCGCAGGCTGTCGGTGCCCGGCTCGAAATACCCGGTGTGTCCCTTCGCCCCGCGCGCGGACAGCACCCGCGCGCCGAACTGCGAGGACATCGGATCGGCGCCGTGCCCGAGCCCGCCGAACTCCAGGTGCGGTACGTCCTCGATCCAGTCGTCCGCGTCCCGTACGGCCCACACCCGGGCCGCGGTGCGCAGCTGTGAGGCCCGCTCGACGCGCATGCCGGGGCTGCCCGCGACCGCTATGTCGGAGACCCGGGACGGCAGGGAACGCGCGGCGACCCCGCAGACCACGGATCCGTAGCTGTGGCAGTACAGCGCGACGCGCGAGCGGCCGGGCAGCGCCCGTACGAGGGCGGCGAGGCGGACCGCGCCCTCCTCGGCGCGGGTCCCGGTGGCGGCGTCCATGCCGAGACCGCTCGGGGTCGTGTAGTCGGCCCACGCGATGACGGCCGTACGCGTCCCGGGGCCCGCCTCGCGCTCCGCGCCGTACAGGGCCTTCGCCATGCCGACGGGCGCCGTGTACCTGCGCTCGGTGCGCTGGAAGGTCAGCAGGTCGGTGTCGACGCCGGGCACCACGACCGAGACCCGCCGGGCCCGCCCGAGGTCGCCGAAGACCTCCGCGACCCGGCCCGGCCCCATCGGGTCGAAGGCCAGGATGCGGCGCCCCTTCGCCATCAGCGCCTCGTACCGGTGCATGCGGCGGCCCGCGTCGTGCTGGCCGCCCGCGGAGAGCCTGCTGTCGCCCATGCGTGCGAGTTCGGCCCTGCGCGCCTGGCCGAGGGCGATGCGGTTGGCGCGGTAGCGCAGGCTCACCGGCGCCCCGTTCATGTTGCCGACCGCGAGCGGGTAGCGGGCGGCGAGCTCCGCCCGCCGGGGCGCGTCGAGCGAGGCGAAGAACTGGGCGAGCCGGGCCGGCGTCGTGGTGTCCGGGTCCGGCAGCCGGTGCCCGCCCAGGTGGCCGCGTTCCCATGCGGACAGGGAGGCCGCGAGGGGTGTGGTCGCCCCCCGGTGGCCGCGCACCGCGGTCCAGCCGGTGGTCCCGAGCATCACGAACACCACGGCCAGCGCGAGCAGCATGCGCCAGACGTTGAGTTGGGGGGTGGAGTCGAAGGAAGTCACTGGGAGGACACACTAGGAGAACGGGAGGGTCTCGCGTTAACCGAGTGACACGGATCACGTTTCCGTCAGGGCGATCGGGGCACGACCGTGCGTGCAGCGGGAATTACTCCGTGTTTCCGCGGGTGCCGGCGTCGGTTCCGCGGCCGTCCGCGTCGCCGCGTCCGGGACCGCCCCCGTCGTGTGTGTGCCAGTCCGTCGCCAGCGCGGGCCCCATCTGGTCCAGGTAGGACGTGGTCAGTTCGCGCATCGCGGCCACGCTGAAGTCCTCGCCGGCGCCCCACGAGCGGGCCGTCAGCCGCATCACGCCGCCGAACAGGGCCACCGCGACGCGCGGACGCGGATCGGTGTCCACGTCGACACCCTCGCGTTCCGCGATCGTCCGGGCGAGCTCCTCCTCCAGCCCCTCCTGGCGGCACAGGTGGGCCGCCAGCAGCGCGGGCGTCGACTCGATCAACTGGAAGGTCCGCATGTGCAGTTCGATCGGGACGACCGACTCGATGGCCTCCCCGACGGTGTCCCAGTTCGCCAGGACGGCCTGGCGCAGCGCCTCCAACGGGGGTTCGTGGGGCGGGCGTCGGTGCACCGCGTCGAGGAAGTGCGACTCCGTCATCTCCTGGACGGCGAAGGCGG belongs to Streptomyces sp. V3I8 and includes:
- a CDS encoding pirin family protein: MDVRRGDERYRGGDPAAGIESLHAFSFGPHYDPDNLRFGAVIACNEERLAPGAGFAEHPHSHTEIVTWVVEGELTHRDSAGHESVVRPGDVQRLSSAGGVRHTERNDGTAPLHFVQMWLAPLEPGGDPAYEVVHGIADSTPYAVPQAGAMLHVRRLAPGERTAVPDAPLLYAHVVHGEVLLDGERLHTGDAARVTDAKDLEAVAGSEAELLLWEMTAG
- a CDS encoding serine hydrolase; the protein is MSLQSLALIEEWPVPTAAAAVVRADGTVLGTHGPAGRPFALASVSKPLAAYAVLVAYEEGAVELDEPAGPEGSTVRHLLAHTSGLAFDEHRVTAPPGQRRLYSNAGFEQLGDHVAKATEIPFAEYARQAVLEPLGMTSTALDGSPAKDGVSTVDDLVRFAAEVQAPRLLDPRTVAEMMSVQYPGTKGVLPGYGHRSPNDWGLGFEIRDSKSPHWTGSSSSSRTFGHFGQSGTFLWIDPDAGAACVALTDRAFGAWATEAWPPFTDAVLAELGR
- a CDS encoding GNAT family N-acetyltransferase gives rise to the protein MSLVRRAVPEDAAELLRLRQVLIDSMPGADTSTGWHAESLATVRGRLADPHGGFAAFVVDHPERAGALGALVAGTLEYRIGRPRNPHGRIGYVFSVATDPGVRRRGYARACMEALVEWFREEGAGQIDLTASAEAAPLYESMGFVRTPDPLMRLKF
- a CDS encoding MerR family transcriptional regulator: MTVMQTTESGTDTCAAPPHATRRPDGRDQYTISEVVAFTGLTAHTLRWYERIGLMPHIDRSHTGQRRYSNRDLDWLELVGKLRLTGMPVADMVRYAEMVRAGDDTYTDRFELLEATRRDVRARIAELQDTLAVLDRKISFYADAGRALASEGSR
- a CDS encoding aldo/keto reductase, encoding MTDSRIATARLGTDGPEVGVQGLGCMGMSFAYGPTDAGEARATLERALELGVTLYDTADAYGQGENERFLAPFFAAHRDEVVVATKFAMTIPPDEPTRRIIRNDGPYIRQAVEASLERLDVDVIDLYYMHRRDVNVPIEETVGTMAELVREGKVKQLGLSEVTGGELRAAQSVHPIAAVQSEWSLFSRDIEAGVVPAARELGVTLVPYSPLGRGFLTGAFADADSDLTAGDFRRHQPRYTGDNAAANGALLEPIRGVAEVHGASLGQIALAWVQQRAAVHGLPVVPIPGTRSRARIEENTAATRITLTDGDLAVLDAIAAGVAGDRYADMTFVSAGRE
- a CDS encoding DUF4429 domain-containing protein, yielding MARMGDVLAGFHAAWEFGSDSVLIRFARGIRTPKLFQALGERRIPLDAIAAVTLTPGKRGTVVLRAEPRPGADPLMEAAAGQLKEASDPYRLVLPAERETLAEYYADELRAALAPGDAGPAERYLVPAPKTPLQFKAYDAKASFDGRSVVFRWFWTGASSAKWKAGDQTFAVADLCGVQWRSPELFEGHLRLLRRDAGGTETAQAGPADQDPGAVVFGLGYGPVHESLPFAAAVLAAVRSGGPAAAVDGVAVEARRAPGEVAERIRHLGELHSAGLVTDEEFSTKKAELLAEL
- a CDS encoding alpha/beta hydrolase, whose translation is MTSFDSTPQLNVWRMLLALAVVFVMLGTTGWTAVRGHRGATTPLAASLSAWERGHLGGHRLPDPDTTTPARLAQFFASLDAPRRAELAARYPLAVGNMNGAPVSLRYRANRIALGQARRAELARMGDSRLSAGGQHDAGRRMHRYEALMAKGRRILAFDPMGPGRVAEVFGDLGRARRVSVVVPGVDTDLLTFQRTERRYTAPVGMAKALYGAEREAGPGTRTAVIAWADYTTPSGLGMDAATGTRAEEGAVRLAALVRALPGRSRVALYCHSYGSVVCGVAARSLPSRVSDIAVAGSPGMRVERASQLRTAARVWAVRDADDWIEDVPHLEFGGLGHGADPMSSQFGARVLSARGAKGHTGYFEPGTDSLRNFAEIGIGAYRAVRCAHEDHEDDACRKGLSGTTEAGRA
- a CDS encoding TetR/AcrR family transcriptional regulator; this encodes METASRPGLRERKKQRTRDALVRAALELFTANGYERTTVDEIVEAVDVSQRTFFRYFAGKEEAAFAVQEMTESHFLDAVHRRPPHEPPLEALRQAVLANWDTVGEAIESVVPIELHMRTFQLIESTPALLAAHLCRQEGLEEELARTIAEREGVDVDTDPRPRVAVALFGGVMRLTARSWGAGEDFSVAAMRELTTSYLDQMGPALATDWHTHDGGGPGRGDADGRGTDAGTRGNTE